One genomic window of Nicotiana sylvestris chromosome 10, ASM39365v2, whole genome shotgun sequence includes the following:
- the LOC138879241 gene encoding uncharacterized protein: protein MNGAVEAANKNIKKIIRKIIEKHKQWNEKLSFTLLGYRTTVRTSTGATPYMLVYGTEIVIPAEVEISSLSIIQEAELDDVEWVKSRYEQLALIDGKRMNAVCHDQIYQNRMSKAFNKRVKPRQVTPGQLVLKKIFPHQEEAKE from the coding sequence atgaacggagccgtagaggctgccaacaagaatatcaagaagataataaggaaaataatagagaagcataagcagtggaaTGAGAAGCTCTCATTtactttattgggataccgcaccacagtccgcacatcaactggggcaactccctacatgttggtatatggtacagaaATAGTCatacccgctgaggtagaaatttctTCCTTAAgtatcatacaggaagcagagctcgacgacgtagaatgggtgaagagtcgttacgagcaactagctcttatagacggaaagagaatgaatgcagtttgccacgatCAGATCTATCAAAATAGAATGTctaaagccttcaacaaaagagtcaagccgagacaagtcacaccggggcagctggtgttaaagaaaatttttccgcatcaagaggaAGCTAAAGAataa